In one window of Leptospira sp. GIMC2001 DNA:
- a CDS encoding bactofilin family protein: protein MREDSIDTVIGEDISFRGSLVYSNTLKINGNFKGTIQSSGTLIIGSSGDVEADLDVGTLVVEGKLKGNVDAKDKIELKKPSELIGDIKSPMLEVENGSRFLGNCSM from the coding sequence ATGAGAGAAGATTCCATTGATACAGTTATAGGTGAAGATATTTCATTTCGCGGAAGTTTAGTTTATTCCAATACTTTAAAAATTAACGGTAATTTTAAAGGCACCATTCAATCATCAGGAACCCTTATTATTGGCTCTTCTGGTGATGTTGAAGCCGATCTTGATGTTGGCACTTTGGTTGTCGAAGGCAAACTCAAAGGCAATGTGGATGCAAAAGATAAAATTGAATTGAAGAAACCTTCTGAGTTGATTGGAGATATTAAAAGTCCAATGCTTGAAGTTGAGAATGGATCAAGGTTCCTTGGCAATTGCAGTATGTAA